The following are encoded in a window of Microcaecilia unicolor chromosome 7, aMicUni1.1, whole genome shotgun sequence genomic DNA:
- the CTF1 gene encoding cardiotrophin-1 isoform X1 yields MEVLTGKERRSRQEFGSRPTRLSSAQSKEAAKKIEQISKQVLMLINNSQELLQKYLKYQGSPFGQPDLLPEPKKLTELPSPDLSKDVWLSLSDSERLRQNYVAYTFLTDFLSEVKSWQEDLNPNASDLLELLEKSAKQALGLRSNVASVMKILSFPMPLVPPSPALDASTAFRKKLKGWSVCQQYQDWLHRTQRDITVLMQRYPL; encoded by the exons GAAGTCGTCCAACGCGTTTGTCCTCTGCACAGTCCAAGGAAGCAGCAAAGAAGATTGAGCAGATCAGTAAGCAGGTGCTGATGCTCATCAATAATTCACAGGAGCTTCTGCAGAAATAT CTGAAGTACCAAGGGAGCCCTTTTGGGCAGCCCGACTTACTTCCGGAACCGAAGAAACTCACAGAGCTCCCTTCTCCAGACCTCTCAAAGGATGTCTGGTTGTCCCTGAGTGATTCTGAGCGTCTGCGGCAGAACTATGTGGCATATACCTTCCTTACTGATTTCCTGTCTGAGGTGAAGTCCTGGCAGGAGGATCTGAACCCCAATGCCTCAGACCTACTGGAACTGCTAGAGAAATCAGCCAAACAGGCCCTGGGACTGAGAAGCAATGTGGCATCGGTGATGAAGATTCTCTCCTTCCCCATGCCACTAGTACCACCGTCACCTGCCCTTGATGCCTCCACAGCCTTCCGTAAGAAACTCAAGGGCTGGAGTGTCTGCCAGCAGTACCAAGACTGGTTGCACCGCACACAGAGAGACATCACAGTGCTCATGCAGAGATACCCCCTATAA
- the CTF1 gene encoding cardiotrophin-1 isoform X2, whose product MAFETPDAGSRPTRLSSAQSKEAAKKIEQISKQVLMLINNSQELLQKYLKYQGSPFGQPDLLPEPKKLTELPSPDLSKDVWLSLSDSERLRQNYVAYTFLTDFLSEVKSWQEDLNPNASDLLELLEKSAKQALGLRSNVASVMKILSFPMPLVPPSPALDASTAFRKKLKGWSVCQQYQDWLHRTQRDITVLMQRYPL is encoded by the exons GAAGTCGTCCAACGCGTTTGTCCTCTGCACAGTCCAAGGAAGCAGCAAAGAAGATTGAGCAGATCAGTAAGCAGGTGCTGATGCTCATCAATAATTCACAGGAGCTTCTGCAGAAATAT CTGAAGTACCAAGGGAGCCCTTTTGGGCAGCCCGACTTACTTCCGGAACCGAAGAAACTCACAGAGCTCCCTTCTCCAGACCTCTCAAAGGATGTCTGGTTGTCCCTGAGTGATTCTGAGCGTCTGCGGCAGAACTATGTGGCATATACCTTCCTTACTGATTTCCTGTCTGAGGTGAAGTCCTGGCAGGAGGATCTGAACCCCAATGCCTCAGACCTACTGGAACTGCTAGAGAAATCAGCCAAACAGGCCCTGGGACTGAGAAGCAATGTGGCATCGGTGATGAAGATTCTCTCCTTCCCCATGCCACTAGTACCACCGTCACCTGCCCTTGATGCCTCCACAGCCTTCCGTAAGAAACTCAAGGGCTGGAGTGTCTGCCAGCAGTACCAAGACTGGTTGCACCGCACACAGAGAGACATCACAGTGCTCATGCAGAGATACCCCCTATAA
- the CTF1 gene encoding cardiotrophin-1 isoform X3 encodes MEVLTGSRPTRLSSAQSKEAAKKIEQISKQVLMLINNSQELLQKYLKYQGSPFGQPDLLPEPKKLTELPSPDLSKDVWLSLSDSERLRQNYVAYTFLTDFLSEVKSWQEDLNPNASDLLELLEKSAKQALGLRSNVASVMKILSFPMPLVPPSPALDASTAFRKKLKGWSVCQQYQDWLHRTQRDITVLMQRYPL; translated from the exons GAAGTCGTCCAACGCGTTTGTCCTCTGCACAGTCCAAGGAAGCAGCAAAGAAGATTGAGCAGATCAGTAAGCAGGTGCTGATGCTCATCAATAATTCACAGGAGCTTCTGCAGAAATAT CTGAAGTACCAAGGGAGCCCTTTTGGGCAGCCCGACTTACTTCCGGAACCGAAGAAACTCACAGAGCTCCCTTCTCCAGACCTCTCAAAGGATGTCTGGTTGTCCCTGAGTGATTCTGAGCGTCTGCGGCAGAACTATGTGGCATATACCTTCCTTACTGATTTCCTGTCTGAGGTGAAGTCCTGGCAGGAGGATCTGAACCCCAATGCCTCAGACCTACTGGAACTGCTAGAGAAATCAGCCAAACAGGCCCTGGGACTGAGAAGCAATGTGGCATCGGTGATGAAGATTCTCTCCTTCCCCATGCCACTAGTACCACCGTCACCTGCCCTTGATGCCTCCACAGCCTTCCGTAAGAAACTCAAGGGCTGGAGTGTCTGCCAGCAGTACCAAGACTGGTTGCACCGCACACAGAGAGACATCACAGTGCTCATGCAGAGATACCCCCTATAA
- the CTF1 gene encoding cardiotrophin-1 isoform X4, which produces MLINNSQELLQKYLKYQGSPFGQPDLLPEPKKLTELPSPDLSKDVWLSLSDSERLRQNYVAYTFLTDFLSEVKSWQEDLNPNASDLLELLEKSAKQALGLRSNVASVMKILSFPMPLVPPSPALDASTAFRKKLKGWSVCQQYQDWLHRTQRDITVLMQRYPL; this is translated from the exons ATGCTCATCAATAATTCACAGGAGCTTCTGCAGAAATAT CTGAAGTACCAAGGGAGCCCTTTTGGGCAGCCCGACTTACTTCCGGAACCGAAGAAACTCACAGAGCTCCCTTCTCCAGACCTCTCAAAGGATGTCTGGTTGTCCCTGAGTGATTCTGAGCGTCTGCGGCAGAACTATGTGGCATATACCTTCCTTACTGATTTCCTGTCTGAGGTGAAGTCCTGGCAGGAGGATCTGAACCCCAATGCCTCAGACCTACTGGAACTGCTAGAGAAATCAGCCAAACAGGCCCTGGGACTGAGAAGCAATGTGGCATCGGTGATGAAGATTCTCTCCTTCCCCATGCCACTAGTACCACCGTCACCTGCCCTTGATGCCTCCACAGCCTTCCGTAAGAAACTCAAGGGCTGGAGTGTCTGCCAGCAGTACCAAGACTGGTTGCACCGCACACAGAGAGACATCACAGTGCTCATGCAGAGATACCCCCTATAA